CTGGTGGTCAAACGTCGGCTACTGGCACGGCGCCACCAAACCAACATCTGGGCGCGTAATGAGCACATTTCTAGGGCTAGCTTGGTGGCCGGTCGCCCCAGTTCTGTTGATCGCATCTCCTCTGCTGGTGCATCGTCCCTCCGTCCGATACTTCTTCAGTGAACAACACGACGCATCTATCGCGATCCGCGCAACTGCAAAGGGGTGGACCATTGGGGAACATCAGAGTTCAAAGCCCGGAACCGGGCAGGGAGGGCGACTGCGAGAGACAATGATGCCTAGCCTGGTCAGGATTGCTGATGAAAACCAGGTGACAATCTACGCCGACGCGGCAACCCCGGACCTGGCGGATCGGTACATTGCGGGCCTGCCCGGCCTTGAAGACGTTGGCCCTGCCCTCCCTCGAGGCCGTCGACTACGCCGAGATCCCCAACCCGTTGACGGAACCCGAACGCCAGGCAGCTGAACCGGACCGCTGGGCCGCGCCAGGCTGCGCGAGGGTGCTCATCTTTCAGGTAGCGGTCCACCTGGACTGTTGAGACGTTCAGTGAAATGAGTACAAAAGATGCTTGAGCAATTCGAACTACTGATACCGATTCTTTTGGTCGTCATTATCGTGTGTGCTTTGTTAGTCGCTGCTTTCATGGACTCCTGGTGGTCGCTCCTCTGGGTTGTCGTGCTAGTAGGTCTACCCGTGCTGCTGTACTACCTGGTCCAAGAAGTTGAACTCGTGTAAGAAAGGCGGCCGCTCGCGAAACCCTCGAATGCGGAGATCTCCTCAATCCCGTCCACGGTTCTACCGCGGACGGGATTCGTTCATCTAGCGTGCTTCAGCGGTGCGACTTTGGTGAATGTCCGCAGCGGGACTTACCATTGCGTTCGAACATAAGTTCGAGTCGGGGGGGTTGTTGTGCAAGTCGTGGAAGTGCGCGAGCTTCGTGCAGACGCGCCAAGCGTCGTCGTTGCCATCGCGGGCGTCGACGCCGCGTGCGGTTTCCCTTCCCCTTCGCAGGATTACCAGACCAGCGAGATCGACCTCAATGAACATCTCATGCCGAACCGGCTCTCAACATTCGTGATTCGTGCTCGCGGGCACAGCATGACCCGTGCCGGCATCTTCGACGGCGACGAACTCATCGTAGACCGGTCAATCCGTGCCCAGGACGGGCACGTCGTCATCGCCGTGGTCGACGGCGAAATGACAGTCAAGCGACTCCGTATCGAAAGCGGCCGCGCTGTGCTCGCTGCCGAAAGCTCCCAGTACCCCGACATCGAGATCCCGGAGCTCTCGGAGCTGCACATCTGGGGTGTCGTCACCCGGAGCCTTCACCGTGTCAGTCGTGGATAGCGTCGCGCACACAGTCCTGCGTGGGCTGCAGTCTCCACAATTGCCAACCCCGTCGTCCGTGCGCAGAGCGGCATGCCACATTCTTGGAAGATGACATACCCGCCAGATGGATACATCATTCCCCACGGTGCACCCCCCTGCCCGGGCTGCCATGCTCCTTACATGTCGTGGTGGCCCGACCCGGCCTGCGGCGGCTGGTGGGAGTGTGTGCACTGCAATGAAATGAGGTTGCCGGAAGGGTGAAGTTCGCAGTGGCGGTCTTGTCGTGGAGGGCCCTGTGGGCGGCATCACGAATCCTTGCTGTAAAAAGTTGACAGGTGGGCGATTGGGCTGTAAACTATTTACAGAAGCCAAGGAGGGCGACGTGATTACCAGAACCGCCACCACAGGCGCCATCGCATACACCTACACAATCGACGGCATCGAAGTCTCCGAGCTCGTTCTCGACGTTGATACCCGCAAGGTCATCAATGTCGAAACCCTTGCCAAATACCAGGGTGAAGGCTTCGCGCGAGCCCTCTGGGACCACGCCAACACCGAAGCCGAAGCATTCCACGCCCTCGAGCACCACCGCACGCCCGAAGGTGACGCATTCGCACGCGCCGTCGGCGGCGAAACCATCGCCCACGAAGACGACTTCGTGGCCGAGTGCTCCATCTGCACAGGAGAGTAGCCATGCCACAGCAACACGAAATCACCGCATGGCTCGAGGATGCTGATTTGACCCCCGACCAGATCGAAGAATTCACGCGCCTCGTCACCCTCCATGAAGACACCGTGATCCCCGCGCGACCCGACTACGGCACCCCCGATTACTCGTCCGCCGACTATGCCGACGAAGATACCGCGGCATGGATCGCGGCCCTCGAAATCGTGGAAGGCACATTCGACCTCGAAGCACGCGGCAAAGCGCTGCTGGCAGCACGCGCAGACGCACAGCAAGGCGCAATCATGGCGGTACTCGCAGGCAATGAAGAAGCCCCGACCGCCAGGGCGGCCGCAGTATCCCGGCCATGGCTTCGCAAGCAGATCGGCAAGTAGATGCTGCTCACGAGTATCCCATCCGTCACGCTCGTATCCCGAGCCGAAGCAGCCCCGCAGCTCGGATACACGGCAGCGACCCTTGGCGCAGTCATGTCCCGCAACGCAGACGCCTGGCCAGCGCCCATCGCCTGCAGGCTCAAGACCCGAGCGCTGCAGTACGACCTCGACGCGATGCTCGCCACGGCACAAGGCGACGAAACGCCGCTGTCCAGGAAACCAGCCACCGTGACCGGCGCCACAGGGCTCATCACCTGCCTCGAGTGCGGCATCGACATGCGCTCACTGGGCCGCCACCTCGTGGCAAAGCATGAGATGAACAGTGCAGAATATCGAGAAAAGTACGGGATGCCGCGCACCGCCGCACTGGAAGCACCCGGCACGCGTCGACGCAGGGTCAGGACCGCCCGCGCAGACCTTCAGGCAAGGCTCGACACGCTCGCCCCGTACCAGTCTGCCGGGCACCTCGCGGAGCTCCAGGTGAAAGGCGTCGAGAATCTTCGCGACAGCACAGCCAATCGGGCGGTCGTGAAGCAGCACCGTGCTCCCGTCCAGCGCAAAGGGGTCGCAGCCATGCGAGAGGCCCGAGCCAAAATCTTCGAGGCCAAGATCATTGAAGCCGGTTACACGTCGCTCGAGGACGCGATACGACAGACAGCGCACCTGAGTGGAAGCGGCGCAGCGAAGCGGATCGGTATCGGGGCGACCTCGGTCAGGCGGTGGCGTCAACGCCTCCTGTAGGCACTCGTGACACTGGTGGGGCGTACACTGTTCGAACAAACTTTCGGACAGGGGAAGTCATGACGCGCACCGACAAGACCAATGACATCGAACGCGAACGCATGCCATACGTGCAAATCGAGACAAACCTATCGGCCGTCAGGGGCGACACCAAAGCCCGGAGAGCGACAGCGATCATCGGCGAAATGCCGACCCTGTGTGCCAGTCAGAATTTGGAGCCGGTCCGTGAACATCGCCCATCGTCGTTCAGGATGGAGTCATAGCCTTGGTGCGGGTACTTGACCCCCAATCGCTTGGAATTCAAGACGACACTCGCACTCGCGGGTCCATTGCCCTCGTCGACTGCGTATCTTTCTACGCCTCATGCGAGCGCGTCTTTGAGCCAGCGCTCGACGGCCGCCCCATCATCGTGCTCTCCAACAACGACGGCTGCGTCGTCGCAGCCTCGCCCGAGGCGAAACAGATCGACCCCGACATCATGGGCAAACCGTGGTTCAAGATCGAAGCCTGGTCACGCATGGCCGGCGTCGTCGCCCGCTCAAGCAACTACGAGTTGTATGGATCCTTGTCGGCGCGCGTCATGGCAATCATCGGGAAGCACTCGGCCTGGCAAGAGGTGTACTCCATCGACGAATCCTTCATCGGTCTCACCGGTGAAGGATTCGAGCTCATCGCGACCGGTCAACGCATCCGGTCAGAAGTCATGCAGTCCACCGGCGTGCCAGTCCGGGTTGCGATCGGCGCCACCAAGACCCTGGCAAAAGTCGCGGCCCTCGGAATCAAGCGCACCCCGGAAATGAATGGTGTCTGCGACTTCAGCGCGTACACACCCGCGCAGCAGTCACGCATTCTCGCGTCGATCCCCGTCACGGATCTCTGGGGTGTTGCGTCACGCACTGGGAAGAAACTCGCAGCGCTCGGGATCTTCACCGCGAAAGATCTCCGAGACGCCGATGCCGCGCGGATCCGCAAACGCTTCTCCGTCGTGCTCGCCCGCACCGTGCTCGAGCTACGCGGGATCCCCTGCATCGAACTCGAAATGCAGCCACCCGCCCAGAAAGAACAACTGATCTTCTCCAGATCGTTCTCGAGGAAACTCACCAAGCCTGACGAAATGGCGCAGGTCACCGCCATGTACGCCCAGCGAGTCGGGCAACGCCTCCGAAAGCAGGGCTCGCTCGCCGGCATGATGCAGGTCTGGGCCGCGACCGGGTGGGCCGACGAGGGCACGCCCCCACACAGCACGAGCGTGACCGTGCGACTTCCCGCGCCGACGGATGATCCGATCGAGCTCGCGAGAGCGGCAGCGTTCATCCTCCCCAAGCTTTTCCCCAAAGAACTGCCCGGTGTGAGGTATGCGCGCCTCGGCGTCGTCCTGAACGACCTTCGCCCTGCGGCATCCACTCCAATGCTTGACCTCTTCAGCGCTGACGATCGCGAGCTCGGGGCAACGCTCGACGGCATCACCCAGAAACTCGGACGCGACGCGATCGGCGTCGGCGTCGGAGGATTGAAAACCCCGCCCGGTTGGGAGATGAAACGAGCAATGCTGTCCAAGCGGGCAACAACCGAATGGGACGAACTGTGTGAGGCGGCCGCGTAACCTTCAAGGGTGAAACGGCGGGCAACTTGCCAGTCCAAGATGTAGGCAAGCCCGCTTCGCGGTCTTGCGGAAAAGCGAGGGCTTGGTGACGTCCGTAGTCATCGACGTGTGCACGATGCCGAGATTCGCTGAGCCTGAAATTGGGGTGCGGGAATCATTGACGCCGCGAAACAGATGATCGAGAGTCAGCGGACGAAGAGGAGGCCTTAGCGGCTGAGCTCTCGCGAGCGAGAGGCGCCTTGAAGGGCGACTGGTCGTTGTCCTGACGCGGACAGTGAATGCAGTACGGGTTACGAACTCGCGGGAAGGAGGAGCTCTGGCCCGTCGCCGCGCAGAGGCGCGACCTCGTACTCGCGCAACTGCATGCTCAACGGCATAGACGCCTCAGCCACCGCGTCGAGAAGGAGCTGATCGCCAACGGTACCTGGGTCGAGCCAATCGCCAAGCAGCTCATCGGCAAGGAAGACCGGCATTCGGTCATGCAGCGGCTCCATCACCCCAGCGGACGCTCGAGTGAGTATCGTCGCGGTCAAATGCCATCCCTCATCATCGCCCGCGTCGGGCTCGTGCCACCACGAGTACAGCCCTGCCATGGGAATGATCGGGTCAGGGCCGAAGATCGCGTGCGGGATCCTCGAAGACTTCGGACCAGTCCACTCGTAGAACCCTGTCACCGGAATCACGCACCGCCGGTTCTTCACCGACGCTTTGAACGACGCCTTCTCAGCCGCTGTCTCGGAGCGCGCGTTGAAAGTCGGAAACTTGGTCTTGAGCTCCTTTGACCAGATCGGCACGAGCGACCAGTATGCGTACTCGAGGCGTTTCGTGCCGTCCTTGTGATCCGTAAACGCTGCAGGGATCGGCTGCGTCGGCTTGAGGTTCCAGGACGGCTCGTAGCCGGCGGGGCGCTCCCGCATCCAGTCAGCGAGCTCGCTGCCACTCGCGACCGCCATGTTCTC
Above is a window of Leucobacter aridicollis DNA encoding:
- a CDS encoding LexA family protein translates to MQVVEVRELRADAPSVVVAIAGVDAACGFPSPSQDYQTSEIDLNEHLMPNRLSTFVIRARGHSMTRAGIFDGDELIVDRSIRAQDGHVVIAVVDGEMTVKRLRIESGRAVLAAESSQYPDIEIPELSELHIWGVVTRSLHRVSRG
- a CDS encoding Y-family DNA polymerase, producing MRVLDPQSLGIQDDTRTRGSIALVDCVSFYASCERVFEPALDGRPIIVLSNNDGCVVAASPEAKQIDPDIMGKPWFKIEAWSRMAGVVARSSNYELYGSLSARVMAIIGKHSAWQEVYSIDESFIGLTGEGFELIATGQRIRSEVMQSTGVPVRVAIGATKTLAKVAALGIKRTPEMNGVCDFSAYTPAQQSRILASIPVTDLWGVASRTGKKLAALGIFTAKDLRDADAARIRKRFSVVLARTVLELRGIPCIELEMQPPAQKEQLIFSRSFSRKLTKPDEMAQVTAMYAQRVGQRLRKQGSLAGMMQVWAATGWADEGTPPHSTSVTVRLPAPTDDPIELARAAAFILPKLFPKELPGVRYARLGVVLNDLRPAASTPMLDLFSADDRELGATLDGITQKLGRDAIGVGVGGLKTPPGWEMKRAMLSKRATTEWDELCEAAA
- a CDS encoding SOS response-associated peptidase, whose translation is MCGRVIVDYDENMAVASGSELADWMRERPAGYEPSWNLKPTQPIPAAFTDHKDGTKRLEYAYWSLVPIWSKELKTKFPTFNARSETAAEKASFKASVKNRRCVIPVTGFYEWTGPKSSRIPHAIFGPDPIIPMAGLYSWWHEPDAGDDEGWHLTATILTRASAGVMEPLHDRMPVFLADELLGDWLDPGTVGDQLLLDAVAEASMPLSMQLREYEVAPLRGDGPELLLPASS
- a CDS encoding MucR family transcriptional regulator; the encoded protein is MLLTSIPSVTLVSRAEAAPQLGYTAATLGAVMSRNADAWPAPIACRLKTRALQYDLDAMLATAQGDETPLSRKPATVTGATGLITCLECGIDMRSLGRHLVAKHEMNSAEYREKYGMPRTAALEAPGTRRRRVRTARADLQARLDTLAPYQSAGHLAELQVKGVENLRDSTANRAVVKQHRAPVQRKGVAAMREARAKIFEAKIIEAGYTSLEDAIRQTAHLSGSGAAKRIGIGATSVRRWRQRLL